The proteins below come from a single Miscanthus floridulus cultivar M001 chromosome 1, ASM1932011v1, whole genome shotgun sequence genomic window:
- the LOC136551621 gene encoding uncharacterized protein At5g39865-like, giving the protein MGCTTSRQARHDLRYCPSRLGALPRSQSFPARCPSDVGVHVVRLTSSTLGSLELDKALPRPTEPAAVRAPTRLAPRTPTMTPPNEPEDIDAWALMVGLEDHSPLLAAPFGRHSFSFPVATVPQDLTASAKVTPLPMPRPDAAALVIGGEVKAPPPRRAVLYFTSLRGVRATYEDCCLARAILKGYGVRLDERDVSMHRGFRDELRGLLGLGGGALAKCWAPAALPSLFVDGELVGNAEELKRLHEAGELAAKLAGCESAAAAGACDACGDLRFVLCEVCSGSCKVYVDDEDDPEEEGDECGGGGAGFRRCTECNENGIVRCPVCCC; this is encoded by the coding sequence ATGGGGTGCACGACCTCAAGGCAGGCCCGTCACGACCTCCGGTACTGCCCGTCGCGGCTGGGGGCGCTACCGCGCAGCCAGTCGTTCCCGGCTCGGTGCCCCAGCGACGTCGGAGTCCACGTGGTGCGGCTCACGTCGTCCACGCTCGGCTCCCTGGAGCTGGACAAGGCCCTGCCGCGGCCGACGGAGCCCGCGGCGGTGCGCGCGCCCACGAGGCTGGCGCCGCGCACGCCCACCATGACGCCGCCCAACGAGCCCGAGGACATCGACGCGTGGGCGCTCATGGTCGGCCTCGAGGACCACTCGCCGCTGCTGGCCGCGCCGTTCGGCCGCCACTCCTTCTCGTTCCCGGTCGCCACGGTGCCGCAGGACCTCACGGCGTCTGCCAAGGTGACACCGCTGCCGATGCCTCGGCCCGACGCCGCCGCCCTGGTGATCGGCGGGGAGGTgaaggcgccgccgccgcggagggCGGTTCTCTACTTCACGTCACTGCGCGGCGTGCGCGCCACGTACGAGGACTGCTGCCTGGCGCGCGCCATCCTCAAGGGCTACGGCGTGCGCCTCGACGAGCGCGACGTGTCCATGCACCGCGGCTTCCGGGACGAGCTCCGCGGCCTCCtcggcctcggcggcggcgcgctGGCCAAGTGCTGGGCACCCGCCGCCCTCCCCAGCCTGTTCGTGGACGGGGAGCTCGTGGGCAACGCCGAGGAGCTGAAGCGGCTGCACGAGGCCGGGGAGCTCGCGGCGAAGCTGGCCGGGTGCGAGAGCGCTGCGGCGGCCGGCGCGTGCGACGCCTGCGGGGACCTGCGGTTCGTGCTCTGCGAGGTCTGCTCCGGCAGCTGTAAGGTGTACGTGGACGATGAAGACGACCCGGAGGAGGAAGGCGACgaatgcggcggcggcggcgcagggtTCCGGCGGTGCACGGAGTGCAACGAGAATGGCATCGTGAGGTGCCCCGTGTGCTGCTGCTGA